Proteins found in one Salminus brasiliensis chromosome 13, fSalBra1.hap2, whole genome shotgun sequence genomic segment:
- the mapk12a gene encoding mitogen-activated protein kinase 12: protein MTSPSRPGYYRQEVNKTIWEVRDRYRDLRQVGTGAYGTVCYALDSRTRSKVAIKKLHRPFQSELFAKRAFRELRLLKHMKHDNVIGLLDVFTADLSLDRFQDFYLVMPFMGTDLGKLMKMEKLSEDRIQYLVYQMLRGLKYIHAAGIIHRDLKPGNLAINEECELKILDFGLARQADSEMTGYVVTRWYRAPEVILNWMHYTQTVDIWSVGCIMAEMLMGKPLFKGNDHLDQLTEIMKITGTPTQEFISKLQSQEAKNYIQRMPKLKKKDLQALMPGVNPQAITVLESMLLLDPDSRIRAAEGLALPYFAEFREPEEETEALPYDHTLDNAEQSLTLWKRCTFSEILAFTRPPLGPEPKETSL, encoded by the exons ATGACCAGCCCCTCAAGACCTGGGTACTATCGGCAGGAGGTGAATAAAACAATATGGGAAGTACGTGATCGCTACAGAGACTTGAGGCAGGTGGGGACGGGGGCGTATGGTACAGTGTG TTATGCGCTGGACAGCAGGACTAGGTCAAAGGTGGCCATCAAGAAACTCCATCGTCCATTCCAGTCAGAACTTTTTGCCAAGAGGGCCTTCAGAGAGCTCCGATTGCTCAAACACATGAAGCATGACAAC GTTATTGGACTCTTGGATGTTTTCACTGCAGACCTGTCGCTGGACCGATTCCAGGACTT TTACCTGGTGATGCCCTTTATGGGTACTGACCTGGGCAAACTGATGAAGATGGAGAAGCTATCAGAGGACAGAATTCAGTATCTGGTTTATCAAATGTTGAGAGGCCTTAAG TATATCCATGCAGCTGGTATCATTCACAGG GACCTCAAGCCAGGCAATCTCGCCATCAATGAGGAATGTGAGCTCAAG ATCCTGGATTTTGGTCTGGCTCGACAGGCAGATAGTGAGATGACTGGGTATGTGGTCACCCGCTGGTACAGAGCCCCTGAGGTCATCCTGAACTGGATGCACTACACACAGACCG TGGACATCTGGTCTGTTGGCTGTATCATGGCAGAGATGCTGATGGGAAAACCACTGTTCAAAGGGAACGATC ACCTGGATCAGCTGACAGAAATTATGAAGATCACAGGAACACCCACACAGGAGTTTATCTCCAAACTGCAATCTCAGGAG GCTAAAAATTACATCCAGCGGATGCCGAAGCTTAAAAAGAAAGATCTTCAGGCTTTGATGCCAGGTGTCAATCCTCAAG CAATCACTGTGCTGGAATCGATGCTGCTGCTGGACCCAGACAGCAGGATAAGGGCAGCTGAAGGCTTGGCTCTGCCGTACTTTGCTGAGTTCCGTGAACCAGAGGAGGAGACCGAGGCCCTGCCTTATGATCACACCCTGGACAACGCGGAGCAGTCGCTGACTCTATGGAAAC gATGCACATTCAGCGAGATTCTTGCCTTCACGCGTCCACCACTGGGGCCTGAGCCGAAGGAGACGTCGCTCTAA